Proteins encoded together in one Mycolicibacter minnesotensis window:
- a CDS encoding FdhF/YdeP family oxidoreductase, translating into MGRFRADGADIDSDYDEHGVRITPRKGEAAGVRAVLVSLQRSLSQMGLWRTGAAWARLNQRHGFDCPGCAWPEEHGGRKIAEFCENGAKAVAEEATSRVIGPDFFARHSIEELSSKPEYWLSQQGRLTQPVVLRPGDDHYRPISWDDAYRLIATELQALESPDQAVFYTSGRTSNEAAFAYQLMVRSFGTNNLPDCSNMCHESSGQALGESIGIGKGSVTVDDIERADLILIAGQNPGTNHPRMLSVLEKAKANGAQVVAINPLPEAGLIRFKDPQKLNGVLGHGVPIADEFVQIRLGGDMALFAGLGRLLLEAEERAPGTVVDHAFIDAHCAGFDEYRSRTREVDFDVVSAATGVGQAQLHRVAEMLMASQRTVLCWAMGLTQHRHAVATIGEATNVLLLRGMIGKPGAGVCPVRGHSNVQGDRTMGIYEQMPESFLAALDRHFGIVSPRRHGYHTVDAIRAMRDGRATVFMAMGGNFAAASPDTEVTEAALRRCSLTVQVSTKLNRSHLVHGSSALILPALGRTDRDVRNGHKQVVSVEDSMSMVHLSRGRLRPPSDEVRSEVQIVCELARTVLGPDHPVPWERFASDYDSIRDAIAAVVPGCADYNRRVRQPDGFQLPHPPRDAREFPTHTGKANFAINTLEWVPTPPGRLVLQTLRSHDQYNTTIYGLDDRYRGVKGGRRVVFVNPTDIDALGLSDGSRVDLVSEWRDADGRLQERRADDFLVVAYATPVGNAAAYYPETNPLVPLDHTAAKSNTPVSKAVVIRLEPTRGG; encoded by the coding sequence ATGGGCCGATTTCGCGCCGACGGTGCAGACATTGACAGCGACTACGACGAGCACGGTGTGCGAATCACCCCGCGCAAGGGCGAAGCCGCCGGAGTGCGGGCGGTGCTGGTCTCGTTGCAGCGCAGCCTGAGCCAGATGGGCCTGTGGCGAACCGGTGCCGCCTGGGCCCGGCTGAATCAACGTCACGGGTTCGACTGCCCCGGTTGCGCGTGGCCGGAGGAACACGGCGGGCGCAAGATCGCCGAATTCTGCGAGAACGGCGCCAAGGCCGTCGCTGAGGAGGCCACCAGCCGCGTCATCGGGCCGGATTTTTTTGCCCGTCACTCGATCGAAGAACTGTCCAGCAAACCGGAGTACTGGCTGTCGCAACAGGGCCGCCTCACCCAGCCGGTGGTGCTCCGTCCGGGCGACGACCACTACCGCCCCATCAGCTGGGACGACGCCTATCGACTGATCGCCACGGAGCTGCAGGCGTTGGAGAGCCCCGACCAGGCGGTGTTCTACACCTCGGGTCGCACCAGCAATGAAGCCGCCTTTGCCTACCAGCTCATGGTGCGCAGCTTCGGCACGAACAACCTCCCCGATTGCAGCAATATGTGCCACGAATCGTCGGGGCAGGCGCTCGGCGAATCGATCGGGATCGGCAAGGGCTCGGTCACCGTCGACGACATCGAACGCGCCGACCTGATCCTGATCGCCGGCCAGAATCCCGGCACCAACCACCCGAGAATGCTGTCGGTCCTGGAGAAGGCCAAGGCCAACGGGGCACAGGTGGTGGCGATCAACCCGCTGCCCGAGGCCGGACTGATCCGCTTCAAGGATCCCCAGAAGCTCAATGGCGTGCTCGGCCACGGCGTCCCGATCGCCGACGAGTTCGTCCAGATCCGCCTCGGCGGCGACATGGCGTTGTTCGCCGGGCTGGGCCGACTGCTGCTCGAGGCCGAGGAGCGCGCCCCCGGCACCGTCGTCGACCATGCCTTCATCGACGCGCACTGTGCCGGGTTCGACGAGTACCGCAGCCGGACGCGCGAGGTGGACTTCGACGTGGTGTCCGCCGCGACGGGAGTCGGGCAGGCTCAGCTGCACCGTGTCGCCGAGATGCTGATGGCGTCGCAGCGCACGGTGTTGTGCTGGGCGATGGGCCTGACTCAGCACAGGCATGCCGTGGCCACCATCGGGGAGGCCACCAACGTGCTGCTGCTGCGCGGCATGATCGGAAAGCCCGGCGCCGGGGTCTGCCCGGTGCGAGGGCACTCCAACGTTCAGGGCGATCGAACCATGGGCATCTACGAGCAGATGCCCGAATCGTTCCTGGCCGCGCTGGATCGCCACTTCGGGATCGTGAGCCCGCGCAGGCATGGCTATCACACTGTCGACGCCATCAGGGCGATGCGCGACGGCCGGGCCACGGTGTTCATGGCCATGGGGGGCAACTTTGCGGCCGCCTCGCCGGACACCGAGGTCACCGAGGCCGCACTCCGGCGCTGCTCACTGACAGTGCAGGTGTCGACCAAGCTCAACCGCAGCCATCTGGTCCACGGCAGCAGTGCCCTGATCCTGCCGGCCTTGGGACGCACCGACCGCGACGTCCGCAACGGACACAAACAAGTGGTCTCGGTGGAAGATTCGATGTCGATGGTGCACCTGTCACGCGGCCGCCTGCGCCCTCCCAGCGACGAGGTTCGCAGCGAGGTGCAGATCGTCTGCGAGCTGGCCCGCACCGTGTTGGGGCCGGATCATCCGGTGCCATGGGAGCGCTTTGCCTCCGACTACGACAGCATCCGCGATGCGATCGCCGCGGTGGTCCCCGGCTGCGCCGACTACAACCGCCGGGTCCGCCAACCCGATGGCTTCCAGCTGCCCCATCCGCCGCGTGATGCCCGCGAATTCCCTACGCACACAGGCAAGGCCAACTTCGCGATCAATACCCTGGAATGGGTCCCGACGCCGCCCGGGCGGCTGGTGCTGCAGACCCTGCGCAGCCACGATCAATACAACACCACGATCTACGGGCTCGATGACCGCTACCGCGGGGTGAAGGGCGGCCGCCGGGTGGTCTTTGTCAACCCCACCGACATCGACGCGCTGGGACTGTCCGACGGCAGCCGCGTCGACCTGGTGTCGGAGTGGCGCGACGCCGACGGCCGGCTGCAGGAGCGGCGCGCCGACGATTTCCTGGTGGTGGCCTACGCCACACCGGTCGGCAATGCGGCCGCCTACTATCCGGAGACCAATCCGCTGGTACCGCTGGACCACACCGCGGCCAAGTCCAACACACCGGTGTCCAAGGCCGTGGTGATCCGATTGGAGCCGACGCGGGGCGGGTGA
- a CDS encoding acyl-CoA carboxylase subunit epsilon — translation MSGASGGSAAIDANDAVSGDENEATAAVEETAPAAEPFIKVLRGNPTDEELAALVAVVGSAGGSGAEAGAGARNMWGHPVDKLRIPVFSWQLITLRERTHMRR, via the coding sequence GTGAGCGGGGCGAGCGGAGGGAGCGCAGCGATCGACGCGAATGACGCTGTGAGCGGCGACGAGAACGAGGCCACCGCTGCCGTGGAGGAAACTGCGCCGGCTGCCGAGCCGTTCATCAAGGTGCTGCGCGGCAACCCCACTGACGAGGAACTTGCGGCGCTGGTCGCCGTGGTGGGCAGCGCAGGCGGCTCTGGGGCCGAAGCCGGCGCCGGTGCCCGCAATATGTGGGGCCACCCGGTGGACAAGTTGCGGATTCCGGTGTTCAGCTGGCAGCTGATCACTCTGCGGGAACGCACCCATATGCGCCGGTGA
- a CDS encoding acyl-CoA carboxylase subunit beta yields MTSVTEHSGEAHVEAQAEHVVDIHTTAGKLADLKRRTEETLHPVGEAAVEKVHAKGKLTARERVYALLDEGSFVELDALAKHRSTNFGLADKRPLGDGVVTGYGTIDGREVCIFSQDATVFGGSLGEVYGEKIVKVQELAMKTGRPLIGINDGAGARIQEGVVSLGLYSKIFYNNIRASGVIPQISLIMGAAAGGHVYSPALTDFIVMVDQTSQMFITGPDVIKTVTGEEVTQEELGGAHTHMGKSGTAHYVASGEQDALDYVRDLLSYLPANNYADPPHFPVPAAEGAIEDNLTAEDLELDTLIPDSPNQPYDMHEVITRILDDDEFLEVQAGYAQNIIVGFGRIEGRTVGIVANQPTQFAGCLDINASEKAARFIRTCDCYNIPIVLLVDVPGFLPGTEQEYNGIIRRGAKLLYAYGEATVAKITVITRKAYGGAYCVMGSKEMGADVNVAWPTAQIAVMGASGAVGFVYRQQLTEASKNGDDVDALRLQLQQEYEDTLVNPYVAAERGYVDAVIPPSHTRGYIAASLRLLERKIVQPLPKKHGNIPL; encoded by the coding sequence ATGACCAGTGTTACTGAGCACTCCGGTGAGGCCCACGTAGAGGCGCAAGCCGAGCATGTCGTCGACATCCACACCACCGCGGGCAAGCTCGCCGACCTCAAGCGTCGGACCGAGGAGACCCTGCACCCGGTCGGTGAGGCCGCCGTGGAGAAGGTGCACGCCAAGGGCAAGCTGACCGCGCGGGAACGGGTCTACGCCCTGCTCGACGAGGGTTCGTTCGTCGAGCTCGACGCACTGGCCAAGCACCGCAGCACCAACTTCGGCCTGGCTGACAAGCGTCCGCTGGGCGACGGCGTGGTGACCGGATACGGCACCATCGACGGCCGCGAAGTCTGCATCTTCAGCCAGGACGCCACCGTGTTCGGCGGCAGCCTCGGCGAGGTCTACGGCGAGAAGATCGTCAAGGTCCAGGAACTGGCCATGAAGACCGGCCGGCCGCTGATCGGCATCAACGACGGCGCCGGCGCCCGCATCCAGGAGGGTGTGGTCTCGCTGGGCCTGTACAGCAAGATCTTCTACAACAACATCCGGGCCTCCGGCGTCATCCCGCAGATCTCGCTCATCATGGGTGCGGCCGCGGGCGGTCACGTGTACTCCCCCGCCCTGACCGACTTCATCGTGATGGTCGACCAGACCAGCCAGATGTTCATCACCGGCCCCGACGTGATCAAGACCGTCACCGGCGAGGAAGTCACCCAGGAAGAGCTGGGCGGCGCGCACACCCACATGGGCAAGTCCGGCACCGCGCACTACGTCGCTTCCGGCGAGCAGGACGCACTGGACTACGTCCGCGACCTGCTGAGCTACCTCCCCGCGAACAACTACGCCGACCCGCCGCACTTCCCGGTGCCGGCAGCCGAGGGCGCCATCGAGGACAACCTCACTGCCGAGGACCTCGAGCTCGACACGCTGATCCCGGACTCGCCGAACCAGCCGTACGACATGCACGAGGTCATCACCCGGATCCTCGATGACGACGAGTTCCTGGAAGTCCAGGCCGGCTACGCGCAGAACATCATCGTGGGATTCGGCCGGATCGAGGGCCGCACCGTCGGCATCGTGGCCAACCAGCCGACCCAGTTCGCCGGCTGCCTGGACATCAACGCCTCCGAGAAGGCCGCCCGGTTCATCCGGACCTGCGATTGCTACAACATCCCGATCGTGCTGCTGGTCGACGTGCCGGGCTTCCTGCCCGGCACCGAGCAGGAATACAACGGCATCATCCGGCGCGGCGCCAAGCTGCTCTACGCCTACGGTGAGGCCACCGTCGCCAAGATCACCGTCATCACCCGCAAGGCCTACGGCGGCGCGTACTGCGTGATGGGGTCCAAGGAGATGGGCGCTGACGTCAACGTGGCCTGGCCGACGGCCCAGATCGCGGTGATGGGTGCCTCGGGCGCGGTCGGGTTCGTCTACCGCCAGCAGCTCACCGAAGCCTCGAAGAACGGCGACGACGTCGACGCCCTACGCCTGCAGCTCCAGCAGGAATACGAGGACACGTTGGTCAACCCCTACGTTGCCGCCGAGCGCGGCTACGTCGATGCGGTCATCCCGCCGTCGCACACCCGCGGCTACATCGCGGCGTCGCTGCGGTTGCTGGAACGCAAGATCGTCCAGCCGCTGCCCAAGAAGCACGGGAACATCCCCCTGTGA
- a CDS encoding sulfurtransferase has product MPVPADPTPALQSYAHPERLVTADWLAGNLGRPGLVVVESDEDVLLYDIGHIPTAVKIDWVTDLNDSPVRDYITGEQFADLMNRKGISRDDTVVIYGDKSNWWAAYALWVFTLFGHEDVRLLDGGRDLWVSSGRETTLDVPSKATTGYPVVKRNDAPIRAYKDDVLASIGQVPLIDVRSPQEYTGERTHMPEYPEEGVLRGGHIPTAVSVPWSRAADDAGRFRKREELEVLYGFLKPGDKPIAYCRIGERSSHTWFVLTHLLGLDNVRNYDGSWTEWGNTVRVPIVDGPDPGQLAGAPNS; this is encoded by the coding sequence GTGCCAGTGCCTGCCGATCCCACCCCCGCCCTGCAGTCCTACGCTCACCCCGAACGCCTCGTGACAGCCGACTGGCTGGCGGGCAATCTGGGCAGGCCCGGTCTGGTCGTGGTGGAGTCCGATGAGGACGTGTTGCTCTACGACATCGGCCACATTCCCACCGCCGTAAAGATCGACTGGGTCACCGACCTCAACGATTCCCCGGTCCGTGACTACATCACCGGCGAGCAGTTCGCCGACCTGATGAACCGCAAAGGCATCTCCCGCGACGATACGGTGGTCATCTACGGCGACAAGTCCAACTGGTGGGCCGCCTATGCGCTGTGGGTGTTCACCCTGTTCGGCCACGAGGACGTACGGCTGCTCGACGGCGGGCGCGACCTGTGGGTGTCCTCGGGCCGCGAGACCACGCTGGACGTGCCGTCGAAGGCCACCACGGGCTACCCCGTCGTCAAACGCAACGACGCCCCCATCCGGGCCTACAAGGACGACGTGCTGGCGAGTATCGGCCAGGTGCCTTTGATCGACGTCCGCTCACCGCAGGAGTACACCGGCGAGCGCACCCACATGCCGGAATACCCGGAGGAGGGCGTGCTGCGCGGGGGCCACATTCCCACCGCGGTGTCGGTGCCGTGGAGCCGGGCGGCCGACGATGCCGGCCGGTTCCGCAAGCGTGAGGAACTCGAGGTGCTCTACGGGTTCCTCAAGCCCGGCGACAAGCCGATCGCCTACTGCCGCATCGGGGAACGCTCCAGCCACACCTGGTTTGTGCTGACCCATCTGCTCGGCCTGGACAACGTCCGCAACTACGACGGCTCCTGGACCGAGTGGGGCAACACGGTTCGCGTGCCGATCGTCGACGGACCTGACCCCGGACAGCTCGCCGGAGCCCCGAACAGCTGA
- a CDS encoding biotin--[acetyl-CoA-carboxylase] ligase: protein MDRPALDAAALRAALIGPAAWRAVDVVAETGSTNADLLARSAKGDDIDGAVLLAEHQTAGRGRHGRHWSAPVRSQLALSVGVAADTVPTAGWGWLTLATGVAVADAIAEVSGIEVGLKWPNDVMAGDGKLAGILAEVAAPQQRIVVGLGLNVTMTAQEAPDPAAVSLAMLGSPVIDRNIWAGAVLRHLADRIAAWRAAGGADDALVSDYRRHSCTLGAQVRADIPGDHQVLGLAEAIDDTGRLVINTGDSTVTVSAGDVTRLRRNG, encoded by the coding sequence ATGGACAGACCCGCGCTGGACGCCGCCGCACTGCGCGCTGCGCTGATCGGTCCCGCAGCCTGGCGTGCCGTGGATGTCGTGGCCGAAACCGGCTCCACCAATGCCGACTTGTTGGCCCGCTCGGCGAAGGGCGACGACATCGACGGCGCGGTGCTGCTGGCGGAGCATCAGACAGCTGGTCGTGGGCGCCATGGTCGCCACTGGAGCGCCCCGGTGCGCAGCCAGCTCGCGTTGTCCGTGGGCGTCGCCGCGGACACGGTACCGACGGCGGGCTGGGGCTGGCTGACATTGGCCACCGGGGTCGCCGTCGCTGACGCGATCGCCGAGGTCTCGGGCATTGAGGTCGGCTTGAAGTGGCCCAATGACGTCATGGCGGGCGACGGCAAGCTGGCCGGCATCCTGGCCGAGGTGGCCGCGCCGCAGCAGCGGATCGTGGTGGGTCTCGGGCTCAACGTGACCATGACCGCGCAGGAGGCCCCGGACCCGGCGGCCGTCTCCTTGGCCATGCTCGGCTCCCCGGTGATCGACCGAAATATCTGGGCCGGCGCGGTTCTGCGACACCTGGCGGACCGGATCGCGGCGTGGCGCGCGGCCGGTGGGGCCGACGACGCGTTGGTGTCGGACTATCGGCGGCACAGCTGCACGCTGGGGGCACAGGTCCGCGCCGACATCCCCGGTGATCACCAGGTATTGGGGCTGGCCGAGGCTATCGACGACACCGGCCGCCTGGTCATCAACACCGGCGACTCCACGGTCACGGTGTCGGCCGGTGACGTCACTCGGCTGCGGCGCAACGGCTAG
- a CDS encoding PH domain-containing protein, whose product MGYPENVLADDEQLVLHRHSHVKRLILPVLALLLATAFAAFACGFVNPRAWDPTAKNIVFAVIWVIWLVVVGWLSVWPFLSWLTTHFVVTDRRVMFRHGLLTRSGLDIALSRINSVEFVHGLIDRILRTGTLIIESASQEPLEFYDIPRVEQVHTLLYHEVFDRPSARG is encoded by the coding sequence GTGGGTTACCCGGAGAACGTGCTGGCCGACGACGAGCAGCTGGTGCTGCATCGGCATTCGCATGTCAAACGCCTGATCCTGCCGGTGCTGGCACTGTTGCTGGCCACCGCCTTCGCCGCGTTCGCCTGCGGCTTCGTCAACCCGCGGGCCTGGGATCCGACCGCCAAGAACATCGTCTTCGCCGTGATCTGGGTGATCTGGCTGGTGGTCGTCGGCTGGCTATCGGTCTGGCCGTTCCTGAGCTGGCTCACGACGCATTTCGTCGTCACCGACCGGCGGGTGATGTTTCGGCACGGCTTGTTGACCCGCAGCGGGCTCGACATCGCCCTGTCCCGGATCAACAGTGTGGAATTCGTCCACGGGTTAATCGATCGGATCCTGCGCACTGGGACGCTGATCATCGAGTCGGCGTCACAGGAGCCACTGGAGTTCTACGACATCCCGCGGGTGGAGCAGGTCCACACGCTGCTGTATCACGAAGTCTTCGACAGGCCGTCCGCTCGCGGTTGA
- a CDS encoding acyl-CoA dehydrogenase: MAGWAGDPSFDLFKLPEEHDELRAAIRALAEKEIAPHAKEVDEQARFPDEALAALNASGFNAVHVPEAYGGQGADSVAACIVIEEVARVCASSSLIPAVNKLGTMGLILSGSEELKAQVLPGLASGEVMASYALSEREAGSDAAAMRTRAKADGDDWILNGSKCWITNGGKSSWYTVMAVTDPDLDANGISAFMVHIDDEGFTIGPKEHKLGIKGSPTTELYFENCRIPGDRIIGEPGTGFKTALRTLDHTRPTIGAQAVGIAQGALDAAIAYTKDRKQFGKNISTFQGVQFMLADMAMKLEAARLMVYSAAARAERGETGLGFISAASKCFASDVAMEVTTDAVQLFGGAGYTTDFPVERMMRDAKITQIYEGTNQIQRVVMSRHLLR; this comes from the coding sequence ATGGCTGGGTGGGCCGGAGATCCATCGTTTGACCTGTTCAAGCTCCCCGAGGAGCACGATGAATTGCGTGCGGCCATCCGGGCGCTGGCGGAGAAGGAGATCGCTCCTCACGCCAAGGAGGTCGACGAGCAGGCCCGGTTCCCCGACGAGGCCTTGGCGGCGCTGAACGCCTCCGGTTTCAACGCGGTGCATGTGCCTGAGGCGTACGGCGGCCAGGGTGCAGACTCGGTGGCGGCCTGCATCGTGATCGAGGAGGTGGCCCGAGTCTGTGCCTCTTCCTCGCTGATCCCGGCGGTGAACAAACTCGGCACCATGGGATTGATCCTGTCGGGGTCTGAAGAGCTCAAGGCTCAGGTGCTGCCCGGGCTTGCGTCGGGCGAGGTGATGGCGTCGTATGCGTTGAGCGAGCGCGAGGCCGGCAGTGACGCCGCGGCGATGCGCACCCGCGCCAAAGCCGACGGTGATGACTGGATTCTCAACGGCTCCAAGTGCTGGATCACCAACGGTGGTAAGTCCAGTTGGTACACGGTGATGGCGGTGACCGACCCGGACCTGGATGCCAACGGCATCTCGGCGTTCATGGTGCACATCGACGACGAGGGCTTCACCATCGGTCCCAAAGAGCACAAGCTCGGTATCAAGGGGTCACCGACGACGGAGTTGTACTTCGAGAACTGCCGGATTCCCGGTGACCGGATCATCGGCGAGCCGGGCACCGGCTTCAAGACCGCGTTGCGGACGCTGGACCACACCCGTCCGACGATCGGTGCGCAGGCCGTCGGTATCGCTCAGGGGGCGCTGGACGCGGCGATCGCCTACACCAAGGATCGCAAGCAGTTCGGCAAGAACATCAGCACGTTCCAGGGCGTGCAGTTCATGTTGGCCGACATGGCGATGAAGCTGGAGGCCGCCCGGTTGATGGTGTATTCGGCGGCGGCTCGTGCCGAGCGTGGTGAGACCGGGCTGGGGTTCATCTCCGCAGCGTCGAAGTGTTTCGCCTCCGATGTCGCCATGGAGGTCACCACTGACGCGGTGCAATTGTTCGGCGGGGCTGGCTACACCACTGATTTCCCGGTGGAGCGGATGATGCGTGACGCCAAGATCACCCAGATCTATGAGGGCACCAACCAGATTCAGCGTGTCGTGATGAGCCGGCACCTCCTGCGCTGA
- a CDS encoding 5-(carboxyamino)imidazole ribonucleotide synthase, with translation MVGGGQLARMTHQAAIALGQRLRVLAAAADEPAAQVTPDVVLGSHTNLDDLRRAAAGATVLTFDHEHVPGELLDQLIAEGINVAPPPAALLHAQDKLVMRRKLAELGAPVPRFAAIETPQDLEDFAALTGGPMVVKAVRGGYDGRGVSLVDDITAARAAVEDYRAAGVAVMAEERVVMRRELSALVARSPFGQGAAWPVVETVQEDGICVTVIAPAPDLSDEAAVAAQRLALNLADELGVVGVLAVELFETVDGELLVNELAMRPHNSGHWTMDGAATSQFEQHLRAVLDYPLGATTPVAAVTVMANVLGAAAAPTMTMDERLHHLFARYPDARVHLYGKGERPGRKIGHINLLGAEATDVAKLRERAESAAHWLSHGEWSDGWDPHE, from the coding sequence ATGGTGGGTGGCGGCCAGCTGGCTCGAATGACCCATCAGGCGGCGATCGCGCTGGGACAGCGGCTGCGGGTGCTGGCCGCGGCGGCGGACGAGCCGGCTGCCCAGGTCACCCCGGACGTCGTGCTGGGCTCGCACACCAACCTCGACGACCTGCGCCGGGCCGCGGCCGGGGCCACCGTGCTCACCTTCGACCACGAGCACGTCCCGGGCGAACTGCTGGACCAGCTGATCGCCGAGGGCATCAACGTCGCACCTCCGCCCGCTGCACTGCTGCACGCGCAGGACAAGTTGGTGATGCGCCGCAAGTTGGCGGAGCTGGGAGCGCCGGTGCCGCGATTCGCCGCGATCGAGACGCCGCAGGATCTCGAGGATTTCGCGGCGTTGACCGGCGGCCCCATGGTGGTCAAGGCGGTCCGCGGCGGCTACGACGGGCGGGGGGTGTCGCTCGTCGACGACATCACGGCGGCCCGCGCCGCTGTGGAGGACTATCGGGCCGCCGGGGTGGCGGTGATGGCCGAAGAGCGGGTGGTGATGCGCCGGGAGCTTTCGGCGCTGGTCGCCCGATCGCCGTTTGGTCAAGGCGCGGCGTGGCCGGTGGTCGAGACTGTCCAGGAAGACGGAATCTGTGTGACCGTGATCGCGCCGGCGCCCGATCTTTCCGACGAAGCTGCTGTGGCAGCGCAACGGTTGGCGCTGAACCTGGCCGACGAGTTGGGCGTGGTCGGAGTGCTGGCGGTCGAGCTCTTCGAAACCGTCGACGGAGAGTTGCTGGTCAACGAGTTGGCTATGCGGCCGCACAACTCGGGGCACTGGACCATGGACGGTGCGGCCACCAGCCAGTTCGAACAGCATCTTCGTGCGGTGCTGGACTATCCGCTCGGCGCCACCACGCCGGTGGCGGCGGTGACCGTGATGGCCAACGTCCTCGGCGCTGCGGCAGCCCCGACAATGACGATGGACGAGCGGTTGCACCACCTGTTCGCGCGGTATCCCGATGCCCGGGTTCACCTCTACGGCAAAGGTGAACGGCCGGGCCGCAAGATCGGCCACATCAACCTGCTCGGGGCCGAAGCGACGGACGTCGCGAAGCTGCGCGAGCGGGCCGAAAGCGCGGCACACTGGTTGTCGCATGGGGAATGGAGCGATGGATGGGATCCGCATGAGTGA
- a CDS encoding GtrA family protein: MSFTDATIARLPRVIRPLAERHHELIKFAIVGATTFVIDSALFYTLKLTILSPKPVTAKVISGIVAVIASYILNREWSFKARGGRERHHEALLFFGVSGVGVLLSMAPLWFSSYVLGLRVPMVSLTVENLSDFVSAYIVGNLLQMAFRFWAFRRWVFPDEFARSTATALDATLETGALAEAIEDVLEGGPDTGVVTLLRRTPHPQPRADGLSKTS, encoded by the coding sequence GTGTCTTTTACCGACGCCACGATCGCCCGCCTACCGCGGGTGATCCGTCCGCTGGCCGAACGCCATCATGAGCTGATCAAGTTCGCCATCGTCGGCGCGACCACCTTCGTCATCGACTCGGCGCTGTTCTACACGCTCAAGCTGACGATCCTGTCGCCCAAGCCCGTCACCGCCAAGGTCATCTCCGGGATCGTCGCGGTGATCGCCTCCTACATTCTCAACCGGGAGTGGAGCTTCAAGGCCCGTGGAGGCCGGGAGCGCCACCACGAGGCGCTGCTGTTCTTCGGGGTCAGCGGTGTGGGCGTGCTGCTGTCGATGGCGCCGTTGTGGTTCTCCAGCTACGTGCTCGGGCTGCGCGTGCCCATGGTGTCGTTGACCGTCGAGAACCTCTCGGACTTTGTCTCGGCCTACATCGTCGGCAACCTGCTGCAGATGGCGTTCCGCTTCTGGGCGTTCCGCCGCTGGGTCTTTCCCGACGAGTTCGCGCGCAGCACTGCCACCGCACTGGACGCAACGCTGGAGACCGGTGCGCTGGCCGAGGCCATCGAGGACGTCTTGGAGGGCGGCCCGGACACCGGCGTGGTGACTCTGCTCCGCCGCACACCGCACCCTCAACCGCGAGCGGACGGCCTGTCGAAGACTTCGTGA
- the purE gene encoding 5-(carboxyamino)imidazole ribonucleotide mutase, whose amino-acid sequence MSEHRPGPRVGVVMGSDSDWSVMEDAAMALAEFDVPFEVGVVSAHRTPQRMFDYARDAGGRGIEVIIAGAGGAAHLPGMVASATPLPVIGVPVPLARLDGLDSLLSIVQMPAGVPVATVSIGGARNAGLLAVRILGSADVALRTRMVAFQEQLAESVLAKDAMLQGKVTGE is encoded by the coding sequence ATGAGTGAACACAGGCCCGGTCCCCGGGTCGGCGTCGTCATGGGCAGTGACAGCGACTGGTCGGTGATGGAGGACGCGGCCATGGCGCTGGCCGAGTTCGACGTCCCCTTCGAAGTCGGAGTGGTCTCAGCGCACCGCACTCCGCAGCGCATGTTCGACTACGCGCGCGACGCCGGCGGCCGCGGCATCGAGGTGATCATCGCCGGGGCGGGCGGCGCCGCGCATCTGCCCGGGATGGTGGCTTCGGCCACACCGCTACCGGTGATCGGTGTGCCGGTCCCGCTCGCCCGGTTGGACGGCCTGGATTCTTTGCTGTCGATCGTGCAGATGCCGGCTGGAGTTCCGGTAGCCACCGTCTCTATCGGCGGCGCGCGCAACGCTGGTTTGCTGGCGGTGCGCATTCTGGGGTCGGCCGACGTTGCGCTGCGCACCCGCATGGTGGCCTTTCAAGAGCAACTGGCCGAGAGCGTGCTTGCGAAGGACGCGATGCTTCAAGGTAAAGTTACCGGCGAGTAG
- a CDS encoding Maf family protein, whose protein sequence is MTRLVLGSASTGRLAVLRGAGLDPLVVVSGVDEDAVMAGLPATSGPAEVTEALAVAKAEQVASVITSPVSTDCVVIGCDSMLYMAGELCGKPPTVDEARARWREMAGNSGQLYTGHSLIRLRDNVITHRISESSVTTVRFGRPDDDDLEAYLASGEPLRVAGGFTLDGLGGWFVDGVDGDPSSVIGISLPMLRRLLRRADLSVAALWKSNPV, encoded by the coding sequence ATGACGCGGCTGGTTCTCGGCTCGGCGTCCACCGGGCGCCTGGCGGTGCTGCGTGGCGCCGGACTGGACCCGTTGGTGGTGGTCTCCGGTGTCGATGAGGACGCCGTTATGGCGGGCTTGCCCGCTACCTCAGGTCCAGCTGAAGTGACCGAGGCGTTGGCGGTGGCTAAAGCCGAGCAGGTTGCCTCTGTCATCACATCCCCGGTGAGCACCGATTGCGTTGTGATCGGCTGCGATTCGATGCTGTACATGGCCGGCGAGCTCTGCGGCAAACCACCCACGGTCGACGAGGCCCGGGCCCGCTGGCGCGAGATGGCCGGCAACTCCGGCCAGCTCTACACCGGGCACAGCCTGATCCGGTTGCGTGACAACGTGATCACCCATCGCATCAGCGAATCCAGTGTCACCACAGTGCGGTTCGGCCGGCCCGACGACGATGACCTGGAGGCCTACTTGGCCAGCGGGGAGCCGCTGCGGGTCGCGGGCGGTTTCACCTTGGACGGTCTGGGCGGCTGGTTCGTCGACGGTGTCGACGGAGATCCCTCCAGCGTCATCGGGATCAGCCTGCCGATGTTGCGCCGGCTGCTGCGCCGGGCCGACCTCTCGGTCGCCGCCCTGTGGAAGTCCAACCCCGTCTGA